TTGACAAAGCCCTTGCTAAACAGATAGAGGAGTTCATAAAAAATCTGTTTAGCGAGCGGTATAAGTGCCTGAGGAGTAAGGCACTGGGCTTACTGTCTGGAAATCCTTATTTCAGGGGGTTTTCAGGCACAGTCCTAAACCTGATGCATAGATAGATGTCTATAAATGGGATATCTGTCTATGCAGAGGGATACTCATGAGATATATATTTGCTTCCATCTTCCGCACAAGCTCCTCAGCATTTCTACCTACGTTATAAAAGTTTATCTCCGAACTTACGAGAATACCTTCAGGATTTATTATGAAGGTGCCTCTAAGAGCCAGCCCCGTATCCTCATCATAAACACCAAAAAGTCTTGAGATCTTACCAGTAGTATCCGCACCCATGGGAAAGCTCACTTTTTCAAGGAGTTTCTCCGTTCTATGCCAAGCAAGATGCGTGTATTTGGTATCTGTGGATACGGATATGATTTCTACACCCATGCTTTGCAGTTTTCTATAGTAATTGGCAAGATCCGCAAGCTCTGTGGGACACACAAAAGTAAAGTCAGCGGGATAAAAGAATAGCACAACCCATTTACCTTTTTGCAGTATATCTTTCAGAGAGATCTTACTAAAGTTTCCCTTTTGAGGTTCATATACTTCCAGCTCAAAACCTGGAACCTTTTGCCCTATCTTCACTTCTTGCATCTTACCACCTCCAATGAAATTGTTGTTATTGAGTATTATAAGTAAATGAAAAATATTTGCAATATGATAGGGATCAAGTTTTGGTAAGATACTTAAAGATGAGAAGGGTTATAGTTATACCAGCAAGACTTTCTTCCACAAGGCTAAAGGAAAAACCTTTGACTATCATAGTTGACAAGCCTCTTATCAGATGGGTTGTAGAAGGTTGCCTGAAAACTGGGGAGGAAGTTATTTTAGCAACAGACAGTGAGAGGATAGCTGATACGGTAAAAGATCTTAACGTAAAAGTAGTTTACACGCCCTCTGAACTTCCATCGGGTAGTGATAGGGTAGCTTACGCACTGAGGGATGAGAGAGTTGATCACGTTATAAACTACCAAGGGGACGAACCTTTCGTGTATACTGAGGACATAAAAAGATTATTCAAAGCTCTTGAAGATTTCCCAGTTGCTACCTTAGCATGTAGGGATACTGAATTTTACAAAGATCCTGCATCTGTAAAGGTGGTAATAGCGGAGGATGGGACAGCACTCTACTTCTCAAGAAGTTCCATACCATTCATGAAACTCCATTCAGACCTTTATCCTCTCAAACATGTAGGTATATACGCTTTTAGGAAGGAAGTGCTTCTTGAGTTTACAAGCTGGGGGCAGGGACACCTTGAAAGACTTGAATCCTTAGAACAGTTGAGACTCTTAGAGAAGGGATTAAAGATAAAAGTACTTCTAACGGATAACTACTATCACGGGGTTGATACTGAGGATGATGTGAAGGTAGTGTCTGAGAGGTTACTTAAAAAACTTTCTAACCCTACGACGAACTGGTGATTCAGCGTATGACCTCCCTTGTGAGAAATCACGCGTCCTTTTATCCTTCTTCCAAAAAGAGCAAGATCACCTATAAGATCAAGAAGCTTATGCCTTAGAGGTTCGTCTTCAGAACGCAACCCTCCTCTGTTGTATACAAACCCCCTGCCTAATAGTAAAGCATTCTTTAAACTTCCTCCCTTTGCAAGACCCCTGTTTATAAGATGCTTGAGTTCATAATCGTAGCAGAAAGTTCTTGCGAAGACAAGATCTTTAACATTTCCATTGAATTCTACAGATCTTTCCTCAAAAAAGCCTTCAAGACCACCTACATAAACAGCCGAGAAACCTTGGTAAGGTATAGCCTTTATGTTAGCTTTGCAGTTTCTAACTTCAAAGGAGTGTTTTATCTCCACGATACTTGCAGGTGCGTTTAAGTTTATAACGTTATCCTTGAGGAATTTGTAAAAGTAATAGCCACTTCCATCAAGTATAGGCACTTCAAAACCTTTTACAAACTCAATAGTTACATTATCCACACCGAGCATGTAAAGGACTGCCATAAGATGCTCTACCGTCTTTATAACCACCCCATCCTTTCCGAGATCCGTTGAATGGTCCGTACTGACTACAAACCGAAAATTGGCAGGTATGTAAACGCGATCCTTTAAAAATCTTATACCAGTATCTTCCCTTTCTGGATGTAAAAGGATCTTTGCAAAGGTTCCCGAGTGTATACCAACACCTTCAAAGGAAAGATTCTCTTTTAGAGTGCGCTGGTTCATACCTCTTTTTATAGCAAATTTCATGCCAAAGACTTTATGAGTTTTACTACGCTTTTCATGCTCGGTTTTTCAGGCAAAAGACCGCATAGTCCAGACAGAGAGATAAGCTCTTCGTTGGTGGTTTTGCCAATACACACAGCTATTTTCTCTTTCAAAACCCTTATCCCTTCATCTTTTGGTAAATTTGCAAAAAAACTCTTTACCGCGGAGGGACTTGCAAAAACTATCACGTTTCCTTTACTGATTACCCTTAAGAATTCATCTCTCCTATATAGAACGGGCTGAGTTGTATAAACATTTACTGCATAAACGTAAAAACCCATCTCTTTCAGATCCATTATGAGGTTTTCTCTACCTTCGCGTGAGCGTGGGATAAGAACTTTAACCTTTTCTCCTTTTATAAGATGCTTTACTTCCTCAGCATAGTAATTTTCTGGCATCATGTAAGTGTTGTACCCGTAGCTTTCAAGGGCTTTCCCGGTGGTTTCCCCCACAGCTATGATCTTTTCACTCCCTTTGAGCCTGTTCTTATCAAAAAAGTACTTTACAGCCTTAGCACTCTGGAATATCACAAAATCAAAATCCTCCTTTGGAAGTTCAAAGTCAAGATCTACGGTCTTTACGAGAGGCAATGAAATTACTTCAAATCCTTCCCTTTCAAAAATGCTTCTGTCTCTATTTATATCTTCCTCACTTCTGGTTAGTATAATCTTGAACATTTGATTATAATTAAATTTATGCATCATCTTACGCAGGATCAGGTAAAAGAACTCAAAGAGCTTTTGCTATCTATGAGGGAAAAGATAATAAAGTCAGCTGACGAGCAGATAAAAGATCCCTCTAACGTAACTTTTGAGGGTGGGGACGAGATAGACAGAGCCAATATAGAGACGGAACGATACATCCAACTCCAAAGGGTAAAAACGAGAGAGTTAAAGCTCCTCAGAAAGATAGATTACGCTCTTGCTAAAATGGAGAGTTTCACTTACGGGGTGTGTGAAAACTGCGGTAAGGAGATACCTTTTGAGAGATTAAAAGCCAGACCGGTAACTACTATGTGCATAAACTGCAAAGAACTTGAAGAGGAAACGGAAAATGAGTGAAGAATGGATGTTTCCTAAAGTTAAGAAATTACCTAAGTATGTGTTTGCTGTGGTGAATGAACTTAAGTATAAACTCAGGAAGGAGGGAGAGGATATAGTTGATCTGGGCATGGGGAATCCAGACATACCTCCCTCACAACACATAATAGACAAACTTTGTGAGGTAGCAAACAGACACCATGTACACGGATATTCAGCATCAAAAGGAATCCCCAGACTCAGAAAAGCTATATGTGAGTTTTACAGAAGGCAATATGGAGTGGAGCTTGATCCCGAAAAAAACGCCATAATGACTATAGGAGCAAAAGAAGGATACTCCCACCTCATGCTTGCCATGCTCGAACCTGGAGACACAGTTATAGTCCCAAACCCTACATATCCTATTCATTACTACGCGCCCATCATATGCAATGGTGATGCGATCTCCGTACCTCTACTGCCAGAGGAAGACTTTCAGGAAAGCTTTATAAAAAGACTTTATGATCTTCTCAAGACATCTTTCAGAAAACCCAAAGCTGTAGTTCTTAGCTTTCCACATAATCCCACAACGTTGTGTGTGGATAAGGACTTTTTCAAGGAAGTGGTACAACTTGCCAAAAATGAAGGTATCTGGATAATACATGACTTTGCTTACGCTGACTTAGGTTTTGATGGTTACACACCTCCGAGCATACTTCAGATAGAGGGTGCTATAGATGTGGCGGTTGAGCTTTATTCTATGTCAAAAGGTTTTTCTATGGCTGGTTGGAGAGTAGCCTTTGTAGTAGGAAACGAAGTACTTATAAAAAATCTCGCTCATCTCAAAAGTTATTTGGACTATGGTGTATTCACACCTATACAAGTAGCCTCTATAATAGCTCTTGAGAGTCCGTACGAGATAGTGGAAAAGAACAGAGAAGTGTACAGAAAAAGGAGAGATATACTCGTAGAAGGTTTAAACCGCATAGGTTGGGATGTAAGAAAACCTAAGGGAAGCATGTTTGTGTGGGCAAAAATACCTGAATGGATAGGTATGAACTCCTTAGATTTCTCCTTTTTCCTTTTGAAAGAAGCAAAGGTAGCTGTCTCACCGGGTATAGGTTTCGGCGAATACGGGGAAGGTTATGTGAGGTTTGCTCTTGTAGAAAACGAACATCGTATAAGACAAGCGGTTAGGGGAATAAAAAAAGCCTTTGAAAAATTCAGGACGACAAGCCAATTAACTACCTAAGCATTCCCTTTTCTTCATCATAGTTTTTATCAATTTTATATATCCCAGAAAGCCAGGATT
Above is a window of Hydrogenobacter sp. DNA encoding:
- a CDS encoding peroxiredoxin; translated protein: MQEVKIGQKVPGFELEVYEPQKGNFSKISLKDILQKGKWVVLFFYPADFTFVCPTELADLANYYRKLQSMGVEIISVSTDTKYTHLAWHRTEKLLEKVSFPMGADTTGKISRLFGVYDEDTGLALRGTFIINPEGILVSSEINFYNVGRNAEELVRKMEANIYLMSIPLHRQISHL
- the kdsB gene encoding 3-deoxy-manno-octulosonate cytidylyltransferase; this translates as MRRVIVIPARLSSTRLKEKPLTIIVDKPLIRWVVEGCLKTGEEVILATDSERIADTVKDLNVKVVYTPSELPSGSDRVAYALRDERVDHVINYQGDEPFVYTEDIKRLFKALEDFPVATLACRDTEFYKDPASVKVVIAEDGTALYFSRSSIPFMKLHSDLYPLKHVGIYAFRKEVLLEFTSWGQGHLERLESLEQLRLLEKGLKIKVLLTDNYYHGVDTEDDVKVVSERLLKKLSNPTTNW
- the lpxC gene encoding UDP-3-O-acyl-N-acetylglucosamine deacetylase, translated to MNQRTLKENLSFEGVGIHSGTFAKILLHPEREDTGIRFLKDRVYIPANFRFVVSTDHSTDLGKDGVVIKTVEHLMAVLYMLGVDNVTIEFVKGFEVPILDGSGYYFYKFLKDNVINLNAPASIVEIKHSFEVRNCKANIKAIPYQGFSAVYVGGLEGFFEERSVEFNGNVKDLVFARTFCYDYELKHLINRGLAKGGSLKNALLLGRGFVYNRGGLRSEDEPLRHKLLDLIGDLALFGRRIKGRVISHKGGHTLNHQFVVGLESFLSNLSDTTFTSSSVSTP
- a CDS encoding uroporphyrinogen-III synthase codes for the protein MFKIILTRSEEDINRDRSIFEREGFEVISLPLVKTVDLDFELPKEDFDFVIFQSAKAVKYFFDKNRLKGSEKIIAVGETTGKALESYGYNTYMMPENYYAEEVKHLIKGEKVKVLIPRSREGRENLIMDLKEMGFYVYAVNVYTTQPVLYRRDEFLRVISKGNVIVFASPSAVKSFFANLPKDEGIRVLKEKIAVCIGKTTNEELISLSGLCGLLPEKPSMKSVVKLIKSLA
- the dksA gene encoding RNA polymerase-binding protein DksA, producing the protein MHHLTQDQVKELKELLLSMREKIIKSADEQIKDPSNVTFEGGDEIDRANIETERYIQLQRVKTRELKLLRKIDYALAKMESFTYGVCENCGKEIPFERLKARPVTTMCINCKELEEETENE
- a CDS encoding aminotransferase class I/II-fold pyridoxal phosphate-dependent enzyme, coding for MSEEWMFPKVKKLPKYVFAVVNELKYKLRKEGEDIVDLGMGNPDIPPSQHIIDKLCEVANRHHVHGYSASKGIPRLRKAICEFYRRQYGVELDPEKNAIMTIGAKEGYSHLMLAMLEPGDTVIVPNPTYPIHYYAPIICNGDAISVPLLPEEDFQESFIKRLYDLLKTSFRKPKAVVLSFPHNPTTLCVDKDFFKEVVQLAKNEGIWIIHDFAYADLGFDGYTPPSILQIEGAIDVAVELYSMSKGFSMAGWRVAFVVGNEVLIKNLAHLKSYLDYGVFTPIQVASIIALESPYEIVEKNREVYRKRRDILVEGLNRIGWDVRKPKGSMFVWAKIPEWIGMNSLDFSFFLLKEAKVAVSPGIGFGEYGEGYVRFALVENEHRIRQAVRGIKKAFEKFRTTSQLTT